In one Balaenoptera musculus isolate JJ_BM4_2016_0621 chromosome 20, mBalMus1.pri.v3, whole genome shotgun sequence genomic region, the following are encoded:
- the ATXN7L3 gene encoding ataxin-7-like protein 3 isoform X3, protein MKMEEMSLSGLDNSKLEAIAQEIYADLVEDSCLGFCFEVHRAVKCGYFFLDDTDPDSMKDFEIVDQPGLDIFGQVFNQWKSKECVCPNCSRSIAASRFAPHLEKCLGMGRNSSRIANRRIANSNNMNKSESDQEDNDDINDNDWSYGSEKKAKKRKSDKLWYLPFQNPNSPRRSKSLKHKNGELSNSDPFKYNNSTGISYETLGPEELRSLLTTQCGVISEHTKKMCTRSLRCPQHTDEQRRAVRIYFLGPSAVLPEVESSLDNDSFDMTDSQALISRLQWDGSSDLSPSDSGSSKTSENQGWGLGTNSSESRKTKKKKSHLSLVGTASGLGSNKKKKPKPPAPPTPSIYDDIN, encoded by the exons atgaaaatggaggAAATGTCTTTGTCTGGCCTGGATAACAGCAAACTAGAG GCCATCGCTCAGGAGATATACGCGGACCTGGTCGAGGATTCTTGTTTGGGATTCTGCTTTGAGGTACACCGGGCTGTCAAGTGTGGCTATTTCTTCCTGGACGACACGGACCCTGATAGCATGAAGGATTTTG AGATCGTGGACCAGCCGGGGTTGGACATCTTTGGACAGGTTTTCAACCAGTGGAAGAGCAAGGAGTGTGTTTGCCCCAATTGCAGCCGCAGCATTGCCGCCTCCCGTTTTGCTCCCCATCTGGAGAAGTGCCTGGGAATGGGTCGGAACAGCAGTCGAATCGCCAACCGCCG GATTGCCAATAGCAACAACATGAACAAGTCTGAGAGTGACCAAGAGGATAACGATGACATCAATGACAACGACTGGTCCTATGGCTCAGAGAAGAAAG CCAAGAAGAGGAAATCAGACAAG CTATGGTATCTCCCATTCCAGAACCCCAATTCCCCTCGAAGATCCAAgtctttaaaacacaaaaatg gggAACTTAGCAATTCGGATCCTTTTAAG TATAACAACTCAACTGGGATCAGCTACGAGACACTGGGGCCGGAGGAGCTGCGTAGCCTGCTCACCACG CAATGTGGGGTGATTTCTGAACACACCAAGAAGATGTGCACAAG GTCCCTGCGCTGCCCCCAGCACACGGATGAGCAGCGGCGAGCCGTGCGGATTTATTTCCTTGGACCCTCAGC CGTCCTTCCAGAGGTCGAGAGTTCCCTGGATAATGACAGCTTTGACATGACTGACAGCCAGGCCCTGATCAGCCGGCTTCAGTGGGATGGCTCCTCTGATCTCTCACCCTCTGATTCAGGTTCCTCCAAGACGAGTGAGAATCAGGGATGGGGTCTAG GTACCAACAGCTCCGAGTCACggaaaaccaagaaaaagaaatcccatcTGAGCCTGGTAGGGACTGCCTCTGGCCTGGGCtccaacaagaagaaaaagccaAAGCCTCCGGCACCCCCGACGCCCAGCATCTACGATGACATCAACTGA
- the ATXN7L3 gene encoding ataxin-7-like protein 3 isoform X1, with translation MKMEEMSLSGLDNSKLEAIAQEIYADLVEDSCLGFCFEVHRAVKCGYFFLDDTDPDSMKDFEIVDQPGLDIFGQVFNQWKSKECVCPNCSRSIAASRFAPHLEKCLGMGRNSSRIANRRIANSNNMNKSESDQEDNDDINDNDWSYGSEKKAKKRKSDKLWYLPFQNPNSPRRSKSLKHKNGFSVCTSASNTLPLLFSSSGELSNSDPFKYNNSTGISYETLGPEELRSLLTTQCGVISEHTKKMCTRSLRCPQHTDEQRRAVRIYFLGPSAVLPEVESSLDNDSFDMTDSQALISRLQWDGSSDLSPSDSGSSKTSENQGWGLGTNSSESRKTKKKKSHLSLVGTASGLGSNKKKKPKPPAPPTPSIYDDIN, from the exons atgaaaatggaggAAATGTCTTTGTCTGGCCTGGATAACAGCAAACTAGAG GCCATCGCTCAGGAGATATACGCGGACCTGGTCGAGGATTCTTGTTTGGGATTCTGCTTTGAGGTACACCGGGCTGTCAAGTGTGGCTATTTCTTCCTGGACGACACGGACCCTGATAGCATGAAGGATTTTG AGATCGTGGACCAGCCGGGGTTGGACATCTTTGGACAGGTTTTCAACCAGTGGAAGAGCAAGGAGTGTGTTTGCCCCAATTGCAGCCGCAGCATTGCCGCCTCCCGTTTTGCTCCCCATCTGGAGAAGTGCCTGGGAATGGGTCGGAACAGCAGTCGAATCGCCAACCGCCG GATTGCCAATAGCAACAACATGAACAAGTCTGAGAGTGACCAAGAGGATAACGATGACATCAATGACAACGACTGGTCCTATGGCTCAGAGAAGAAAG CCAAGAAGAGGAAATCAGACAAG CTATGGTATCTCCCATTCCAGAACCCCAATTCCCCTCGAAGATCCAAgtctttaaaacacaaaaatg GGTTCTCTGTCTGTACCTCTGCATCAAACAcccttccccttcttttttcttcttcaggggAACTTAGCAATTCGGATCCTTTTAAG TATAACAACTCAACTGGGATCAGCTACGAGACACTGGGGCCGGAGGAGCTGCGTAGCCTGCTCACCACG CAATGTGGGGTGATTTCTGAACACACCAAGAAGATGTGCACAAG GTCCCTGCGCTGCCCCCAGCACACGGATGAGCAGCGGCGAGCCGTGCGGATTTATTTCCTTGGACCCTCAGC CGTCCTTCCAGAGGTCGAGAGTTCCCTGGATAATGACAGCTTTGACATGACTGACAGCCAGGCCCTGATCAGCCGGCTTCAGTGGGATGGCTCCTCTGATCTCTCACCCTCTGATTCAGGTTCCTCCAAGACGAGTGAGAATCAGGGATGGGGTCTAG GTACCAACAGCTCCGAGTCACggaaaaccaagaaaaagaaatcccatcTGAGCCTGGTAGGGACTGCCTCTGGCCTGGGCtccaacaagaagaaaaagccaAAGCCTCCGGCACCCCCGACGCCCAGCATCTACGATGACATCAACTGA
- the ATXN7L3 gene encoding ataxin-7-like protein 3 isoform X4 — translation MKMEEMSLSGLDNSKLEAIAQEIYADLVEDSCLGFCFEVHRAVKCGYFFLDDTDPDSMKDFEIVDQPGLDIFGQVFNQWKSKECVCPNCSRSIAASRFAPHLEKCLGMGRNSSRIANRRIANSNNMNKSESDQEDNDDINDNDWSYGSEKKAKKRKSDKNPNSPRRSKSLKHKNGELSNSDPFKYNNSTGISYETLGPEELRSLLTTQCGVISEHTKKMCTRSLRCPQHTDEQRRAVRIYFLGPSAVLPEVESSLDNDSFDMTDSQALISRLQWDGSSDLSPSDSGSSKTSENQGWGLGTNSSESRKTKKKKSHLSLVGTASGLGSNKKKKPKPPAPPTPSIYDDIN, via the exons atgaaaatggaggAAATGTCTTTGTCTGGCCTGGATAACAGCAAACTAGAG GCCATCGCTCAGGAGATATACGCGGACCTGGTCGAGGATTCTTGTTTGGGATTCTGCTTTGAGGTACACCGGGCTGTCAAGTGTGGCTATTTCTTCCTGGACGACACGGACCCTGATAGCATGAAGGATTTTG AGATCGTGGACCAGCCGGGGTTGGACATCTTTGGACAGGTTTTCAACCAGTGGAAGAGCAAGGAGTGTGTTTGCCCCAATTGCAGCCGCAGCATTGCCGCCTCCCGTTTTGCTCCCCATCTGGAGAAGTGCCTGGGAATGGGTCGGAACAGCAGTCGAATCGCCAACCGCCG GATTGCCAATAGCAACAACATGAACAAGTCTGAGAGTGACCAAGAGGATAACGATGACATCAATGACAACGACTGGTCCTATGGCTCAGAGAAGAAAG CCAAGAAGAGGAAATCAGACAAG AACCCCAATTCCCCTCGAAGATCCAAgtctttaaaacacaaaaatg gggAACTTAGCAATTCGGATCCTTTTAAG TATAACAACTCAACTGGGATCAGCTACGAGACACTGGGGCCGGAGGAGCTGCGTAGCCTGCTCACCACG CAATGTGGGGTGATTTCTGAACACACCAAGAAGATGTGCACAAG GTCCCTGCGCTGCCCCCAGCACACGGATGAGCAGCGGCGAGCCGTGCGGATTTATTTCCTTGGACCCTCAGC CGTCCTTCCAGAGGTCGAGAGTTCCCTGGATAATGACAGCTTTGACATGACTGACAGCCAGGCCCTGATCAGCCGGCTTCAGTGGGATGGCTCCTCTGATCTCTCACCCTCTGATTCAGGTTCCTCCAAGACGAGTGAGAATCAGGGATGGGGTCTAG GTACCAACAGCTCCGAGTCACggaaaaccaagaaaaagaaatcccatcTGAGCCTGGTAGGGACTGCCTCTGGCCTGGGCtccaacaagaagaaaaagccaAAGCCTCCGGCACCCCCGACGCCCAGCATCTACGATGACATCAACTGA
- the ATXN7L3 gene encoding ataxin-7-like protein 3 isoform X2, translated as MKMEEMSLSGLDNSKLEAIAQEIYADLVEDSCLGFCFEVHRAVKCGYFFLDDTDPDSMKDFEIVDQPGLDIFGQVFNQWKSKECVCPNCSRSIAASRFAPHLEKCLGMGRNSSRIANRRIANSNNMNKSESDQEDNDDINDNDWSYGSEKKAKKRKSDKNPNSPRRSKSLKHKNGFSVCTSASNTLPLLFSSSGELSNSDPFKYNNSTGISYETLGPEELRSLLTTQCGVISEHTKKMCTRSLRCPQHTDEQRRAVRIYFLGPSAVLPEVESSLDNDSFDMTDSQALISRLQWDGSSDLSPSDSGSSKTSENQGWGLGTNSSESRKTKKKKSHLSLVGTASGLGSNKKKKPKPPAPPTPSIYDDIN; from the exons atgaaaatggaggAAATGTCTTTGTCTGGCCTGGATAACAGCAAACTAGAG GCCATCGCTCAGGAGATATACGCGGACCTGGTCGAGGATTCTTGTTTGGGATTCTGCTTTGAGGTACACCGGGCTGTCAAGTGTGGCTATTTCTTCCTGGACGACACGGACCCTGATAGCATGAAGGATTTTG AGATCGTGGACCAGCCGGGGTTGGACATCTTTGGACAGGTTTTCAACCAGTGGAAGAGCAAGGAGTGTGTTTGCCCCAATTGCAGCCGCAGCATTGCCGCCTCCCGTTTTGCTCCCCATCTGGAGAAGTGCCTGGGAATGGGTCGGAACAGCAGTCGAATCGCCAACCGCCG GATTGCCAATAGCAACAACATGAACAAGTCTGAGAGTGACCAAGAGGATAACGATGACATCAATGACAACGACTGGTCCTATGGCTCAGAGAAGAAAG CCAAGAAGAGGAAATCAGACAAG AACCCCAATTCCCCTCGAAGATCCAAgtctttaaaacacaaaaatg GGTTCTCTGTCTGTACCTCTGCATCAAACAcccttccccttcttttttcttcttcaggggAACTTAGCAATTCGGATCCTTTTAAG TATAACAACTCAACTGGGATCAGCTACGAGACACTGGGGCCGGAGGAGCTGCGTAGCCTGCTCACCACG CAATGTGGGGTGATTTCTGAACACACCAAGAAGATGTGCACAAG GTCCCTGCGCTGCCCCCAGCACACGGATGAGCAGCGGCGAGCCGTGCGGATTTATTTCCTTGGACCCTCAGC CGTCCTTCCAGAGGTCGAGAGTTCCCTGGATAATGACAGCTTTGACATGACTGACAGCCAGGCCCTGATCAGCCGGCTTCAGTGGGATGGCTCCTCTGATCTCTCACCCTCTGATTCAGGTTCCTCCAAGACGAGTGAGAATCAGGGATGGGGTCTAG GTACCAACAGCTCCGAGTCACggaaaaccaagaaaaagaaatcccatcTGAGCCTGGTAGGGACTGCCTCTGGCCTGGGCtccaacaagaagaaaaagccaAAGCCTCCGGCACCCCCGACGCCCAGCATCTACGATGACATCAACTGA